In the Ilumatobacteraceae bacterium genome, one interval contains:
- a CDS encoding M67 family metallopeptidase produces the protein MLRLGREVFDAICDLAFREYPLEMCGLIAGAPGADHAVRFFPCHNDAESAKVYTINPKDHLRAEMAADDLDEEIIGVVHSHTHSEPYPSPTDVRQAPDPDWHYVIVGLKRDAPELRSYRIVDGDITEESVELVDAVRPA, from the coding sequence GTGCTCCGTCTCGGTCGTGAAGTGTTCGACGCCATCTGTGACCTGGCGTTTCGCGAGTACCCGCTCGAGATGTGCGGGCTGATCGCGGGTGCGCCGGGTGCCGACCATGCCGTCCGGTTCTTCCCGTGTCACAACGATGCCGAGTCGGCCAAGGTGTACACGATCAACCCGAAAGATCACCTGCGGGCCGAGATGGCGGCGGACGACCTCGACGAGGAGATCATCGGCGTGGTGCACAGCCACACGCATTCCGAGCCGTACCCGAGCCCGACCGACGTCCGTCAGGCACCCGATCCCGACTGGCACTACGTGATCGTCGGTCTCAAGCGTGACGCACCCGAACTCCGCAGCTACCGGATCGTCGACGGCGACATCACCGAGGAGTCGGTCGAACTGGTCGACGCCGTCCGGCCGGCCTGA
- a CDS encoding cysteine synthase family protein: protein MSMITQERKASAGAVHGDVLGLVGNTPVVDVSNLSPNPNVRILAKLEMQNPFGSVKDRIAKAMIEAAEADGSLLPGQTILEPSSGNTGIALAAIARLKGYPIKILMPESVSIERRQMLEIMGAEIILTPGPEGSNGAVKRAQQLAAEHPEWCFIYQYGNDANPRAHYEGTGPEIWRDVPDITHFVAGLGTSGTLMGTGRFLKEQNPDIQIVAVEPPLGERVEGLRNMDEGYIPPVFEQWNGYDLLDRKRVVRPRESIEWVRRLVNECGVFAGLSSGAALAGAAKVAADIDHGTILFIVCDGGWKYLSTGAYTADLDEAEQNAEAIIYF from the coding sequence ATGAGCATGATCACACAGGAGCGGAAGGCGTCGGCCGGTGCCGTACACGGCGATGTGCTGGGGCTCGTCGGCAACACCCCGGTGGTCGACGTGTCCAACCTGTCGCCGAACCCGAATGTGCGCATCCTCGCCAAGCTCGAGATGCAGAACCCGTTCGGGTCGGTGAAAGACCGGATCGCCAAGGCGATGATCGAGGCCGCCGAGGCCGACGGCTCGCTGCTGCCCGGTCAGACCATCCTCGAACCGTCGTCGGGCAACACCGGCATCGCGCTCGCGGCCATCGCCCGGCTCAAGGGCTACCCGATCAAGATCCTCATGCCGGAGAGCGTGTCGATCGAGCGCCGACAGATGCTCGAGATCATGGGTGCCGAGATCATCCTCACCCCCGGACCCGAAGGGTCGAACGGTGCGGTCAAGCGTGCCCAGCAGCTCGCCGCCGAACATCCGGAGTGGTGCTTCATCTACCAGTACGGCAACGACGCCAATCCCCGCGCCCACTACGAGGGCACCGGCCCGGAGATCTGGCGCGATGTGCCCGACATCACCCACTTCGTCGCCGGACTCGGCACGAGCGGCACGCTGATGGGCACCGGACGGTTCCTCAAGGAACAGAACCCCGACATCCAGATCGTCGCCGTCGAGCCGCCGCTCGGCGAGCGGGTCGAAGGCCTCCGCAACATGGACGAGGGATACATCCCGCCCGTGTTCGAGCAGTGGAACGGCTACGACCTGCTCGACCGCAAGCGGGTCGTCCGCCCTCGCGAATCGATCGAGTGGGTCCGCCGCTTGGTGAACGAATGCGGCGTGTTCGCCGGGCTGTCGTCGGGTGCCGCGCTCGCTGGTGCGGCCAAGGTGGCCGCCGACATCGACCACGGCACGATCCTGTTCATCGTGTGCGACGGCGGCTGGAAGTACCTGTCGACCGGGGCGTACACGGCCGACCTCGACGAGGCCGAGCAGAACGCGGAAGCGATCATCTACTTCTGA
- a CDS encoding Na/Pi symporter codes for MPSLPPPLARLLPLPRPARAALVVLLIYIFLVGVSSLEGGIKVMGADTQARLFDNVDHPLAGLFVGILGTVLVQSSSASTSVIVGLVASGALGVEAAVPMIMGANIGTTVTNTLVSLGHVRQSNEFRRAFAAATVHDFFNVLAVMILLPLELITGWLSSIAEWVSGKLVGSAGADWESPIKKWVKEPVGWVQDGLGALVDSNNVLGTMMVLAGLAIVLTSLVFITKNMKTLIAERVERSMNAILGRGGGAVAMVVGVLITVAVQSSSITTSILIPMSAAGVIKLKNAYPVTLGANVGTTITALLAALAASRPEALTIALVHTTFNLAGILVLYVIPILRPVPILAAERLADIAVERRMIAVAYVVGSFIVLPLLGVAIFR; via the coding sequence ATGCCGAGCCTGCCGCCTCCCCTCGCGCGCCTCCTGCCGCTGCCGCGTCCGGCTCGCGCGGCACTCGTCGTCCTGCTGATCTACATCTTCCTGGTCGGCGTGTCGTCGCTCGAAGGCGGTATCAAGGTGATGGGCGCCGACACCCAGGCCCGTCTCTTCGACAACGTCGACCATCCGCTCGCCGGCCTCTTCGTCGGCATCCTCGGCACCGTGCTCGTGCAGTCGTCGTCGGCGAGCACGTCGGTGATCGTCGGGCTCGTCGCCTCGGGAGCCCTCGGGGTCGAAGCGGCGGTCCCCATGATCATGGGTGCCAACATCGGCACCACCGTCACCAACACGCTCGTGTCGCTCGGGCACGTCCGGCAGTCGAACGAGTTCCGCCGCGCCTTCGCAGCGGCCACGGTGCACGACTTCTTCAACGTGTTGGCCGTCATGATCCTGCTGCCACTCGAACTCATCACGGGGTGGTTGTCGTCGATCGCCGAATGGGTGAGCGGCAAGCTCGTGGGGTCGGCAGGCGCCGACTGGGAGAGTCCGATCAAGAAGTGGGTCAAGGAGCCCGTCGGGTGGGTCCAGGACGGGCTCGGGGCCCTCGTCGACAGCAACAACGTGCTCGGCACGATGATGGTGCTCGCCGGTCTCGCGATCGTGCTCACGTCGCTCGTGTTCATCACCAAGAACATGAAGACGCTGATCGCCGAGCGCGTCGAACGTTCGATGAACGCAATCCTCGGGCGAGGCGGCGGAGCGGTCGCGATGGTCGTCGGTGTGCTGATCACGGTCGCGGTGCAGAGTTCGAGCATCACCACGTCGATCCTGATCCCCATGTCGGCCGCCGGGGTGATCAAGCTGAAGAACGCCTACCCGGTCACGCTCGGCGCCAACGTCGGAACCACGATCACCGCCCTGCTGGCCGCGCTCGCTGCCAGCCGACCCGAGGCGCTCACGATCGCACTCGTCCACACGACGTTCAACCTCGCCGGCATCCTGGTCCTGTACGTCATCCCGATCCTTCGGCCGGTGCCGATCTTGGCGGCCGAACGACTTGCCGACATCGCGGTCGAGCGGCGGATGATCGCCGTCGCGTACGTCGTCGGGTCGTTCATCGTGCTCCCGCTGCTCGGTGTGGCAATCTTCCGTTAG
- a CDS encoding PhoU domain-containing protein: MVMSFFRKSESGLEHVSHQTISMLGDARHSFDLASTAVLSGADPGAIGADIEATDRRINEAEQQLRSELVVHVSVRGSDDIGLVLGYTLLLKKIERIGDQAKNIFELATEGVSLVGADDIEEFVTRRQEISLMYVEAADLLASQDVDAARDFLARSLELNDQCGAKVREYMQSEQPGSWAVPRAILYRYWKRIVANLAGIVTAAIEPLQSIDYLDEGRTDLDD, encoded by the coding sequence ATGGTCATGTCCTTCTTCCGGAAGTCAGAGTCCGGTCTCGAACACGTCTCGCATCAGACCATCTCGATGCTCGGCGATGCCCGCCACTCCTTCGACCTCGCCTCGACCGCTGTCCTGAGCGGTGCCGACCCCGGCGCGATCGGTGCCGACATCGAAGCGACCGATCGTCGGATCAACGAGGCCGAGCAGCAACTCCGGTCGGAACTCGTCGTGCACGTGTCGGTGCGCGGCAGCGACGACATCGGGCTCGTGCTCGGTTACACGTTGCTGTTGAAGAAGATCGAGCGGATCGGCGACCAGGCCAAGAACATCTTCGAACTCGCCACCGAGGGGGTGTCGCTCGTCGGAGCGGACGACATCGAGGAGTTCGTCACCCGCCGCCAGGAGATCTCGCTGATGTACGTCGAGGCGGCCGACCTGCTCGCGTCGCAGGACGTCGACGCGGCACGCGACTTCCTCGCCCGGTCGCTCGAGTTGAACGACCAGTGCGGCGCCAAGGTCCGCGAGTACATGCAGTCGGAGCAGCCGGGGAGCTGGGCGGTGCCGCGCGCGATCCTGTACCGGTACTGGAAGCGCATCGTCGCCAACCTCGCGGGGATCGTCACCGCGGCGATCGAGCCACTCCAGAGCATCGATTACCTCGACGAGGGCCGGACCGACCTCGACGACTGA
- a CDS encoding fasciclin domain-containing protein translates to MPDDPNTPEPPNDPAGVPPTEPIPIVPQTPDPPLPPTTQMSTTPTDPNLAVPNGPRDPRWYENRAATASLIAIGLITIFLLIGWLLWWSDDDDSAAPADTIGTAVVVDGSTVPTIDPTTIPPASVVQGTPVSTVVATLPPESTAPTTALPATTVAPTTVPTTEATTTSTSTSTTTTTSVPVVSVPASPSATVMDILAVSPDLSRLEELVIDADLVETLAGDEPMTLFAPSNQAIETLEAAPGGAELLADPDRLRNLLLGHVVPGELDIATILAGQDLTSLSGSILAVDAATETIGGANAVVTDVTAANGVLHVIDRVFDEA, encoded by the coding sequence ATGCCCGACGATCCGAACACGCCCGAGCCGCCGAACGATCCGGCCGGCGTCCCGCCGACCGAGCCGATCCCGATCGTCCCCCAGACCCCCGATCCGCCACTGCCGCCGACCACGCAGATGTCGACGACACCGACCGACCCCAACCTCGCGGTCCCGAACGGGCCGCGCGACCCCCGATGGTACGAGAACCGCGCCGCCACCGCATCACTGATCGCGATCGGTCTCATCACCATCTTCCTGTTGATCGGTTGGTTGCTGTGGTGGTCGGACGACGACGACTCGGCCGCGCCGGCCGACACGATCGGGACCGCCGTCGTCGTCGACGGCTCGACGGTGCCCACGATCGACCCCACGACGATCCCGCCGGCCTCGGTCGTGCAGGGCACACCGGTGTCGACCGTCGTGGCCACTCTGCCGCCGGAGTCCACCGCACCGACGACCGCCCTGCCGGCGACGACGGTCGCCCCGACGACCGTGCCGACCACCGAGGCGACCACCACGTCGACGTCGACGTCGACGACGACCACGACATCGGTCCCGGTCGTCAGCGTGCCGGCGTCGCCGTCGGCCACCGTCATGGACATCCTCGCGGTCAGCCCCGACCTGTCACGGTTGGAAGAACTCGTGATCGACGCCGATCTGGTCGAGACGCTCGCCGGTGACGAACCGATGACCCTGTTCGCTCCGTCGAACCAGGCGATCGAGACCCTCGAGGCAGCGCCCGGGGGAGCGGAACTCCTGGCCGACCCCGACCGGCTTCGGAATCTGTTGCTCGGTCACGTCGTCCCCGGTGAACTCGACATTGCGACGATCCTCGCCGGCCAGGACCTCACCTCGTTGAGTGGCTCGATCCTCGCGGTCGACGCCGCCACCGAGACGATCGGCGGGGCGAACGCCGTCGTCACCGACGTGACCGCAGCCAATGGCGTGCTGCACGTGATCGACCGCGTCTTCGACGAGGCCTGA
- a CDS encoding GNAT family N-acetyltransferase codes for MESATPAAPDDVVATWSSTVVLGDGSTAVIRPIDPDDAPALADFHVRQSPESRYRRFFSPKPTLRDADLERFTHVDFVDRVALVVEDRGEFIAWASYERLQNRTDAEVAFMVGDDHSGKGIATLLLEHLAAIARTNGIERFTAQTLGDNGAMLAVFSKAGWPVHRRFESGVIDVDFPLADTSEFIDSVERREHRADSRAVARLLLPTSIAVIGASDVAGSVGHAVWTNVHGHARVAVYPVNPAHDSVGGVPAYRTIADVPEEIGLAVIAVPAAALRDTVDQCIDQRVRGAVVITADSDDEAGDELVAHARRNGLRIIGPSSFGIASPRPEVELQAALVDVDLPAGGVAISMQSGTLASALLLLADSLRLGMSWFVSLGTKRDISANDLLQFWEDDDATTVIGLYTESLGNPRKFARIARRVSVRKPIVSVRTGAALVGQANAALYEQTGLIEVPTVTALLDTLRVFASQPLMDGDRVAVVSNSASPTVLATATLEAAGLRVTATPHLDWRSDTAAYATAIRAVLADDEVDALLVVHAPATFGAVSDQVAAIDAAATAADKPVVAVMLGASDGPLGEGSSIPNFSFPEQAAAVLGRLAAYSAWRRSETATAPDGQADHPASHIDSATAGSILATFDDGAQVPPDRVADLLGAYGVRMPPTELVDIDDAVDAAQRLGYPVAVKATGRRIGRSVEAGIGLDLADDSDVRVSAAAMHQALGAGADRVFVQRMVPPGVDLRIRASRDPRLGPLVSVGIGGAQADAIGDVTSRLAPFSPSTARSMVADTRAASMLDDDDLDLVADQLTRIAQLVSDHDRIAELDLNPVIVGEVGMWVTDAHIELRLPERVEQALRRLE; via the coding sequence ATGGAGTCCGCCACCCCCGCCGCTCCCGACGACGTCGTGGCGACGTGGAGTTCCACCGTGGTGCTCGGCGACGGTTCGACCGCGGTGATACGGCCGATCGATCCCGACGACGCGCCGGCACTCGCCGACTTCCACGTGCGGCAGTCTCCCGAGAGCAGATATCGACGGTTCTTCTCCCCGAAACCCACGTTGCGCGACGCCGATCTCGAGCGGTTCACCCACGTCGATTTCGTCGACCGGGTCGCCCTGGTCGTCGAGGACCGGGGCGAGTTCATCGCCTGGGCCAGCTACGAGCGGCTGCAGAACCGCACCGACGCCGAGGTCGCGTTCATGGTCGGCGACGACCACAGTGGGAAGGGCATCGCCACCCTGCTCCTCGAGCACCTGGCGGCGATCGCCCGCACGAACGGCATCGAGCGATTCACCGCTCAGACGCTCGGCGACAACGGGGCGATGCTGGCGGTGTTCTCCAAGGCAGGCTGGCCGGTGCACCGGCGGTTCGAGTCCGGCGTGATCGACGTCGACTTCCCGCTGGCCGACACGTCGGAGTTCATCGACTCGGTCGAGCGCCGTGAGCACCGCGCCGACTCGCGCGCGGTCGCCCGCCTCCTCCTGCCGACGTCGATCGCGGTGATCGGTGCCTCCGACGTCGCGGGGTCGGTCGGCCATGCCGTGTGGACCAACGTCCACGGTCATGCCCGTGTCGCCGTCTATCCGGTCAACCCGGCCCATGACTCGGTCGGCGGCGTGCCGGCGTATCGCACCATCGCCGACGTGCCGGAGGAGATCGGTCTGGCGGTGATCGCCGTGCCGGCCGCAGCGCTGCGCGACACGGTCGACCAATGCATCGATCAGCGCGTCCGCGGTGCCGTGGTGATCACCGCCGACAGCGACGACGAGGCCGGCGACGAGCTCGTCGCGCACGCCCGCCGCAACGGCCTGCGCATCATCGGCCCGTCGAGCTTCGGGATCGCGTCACCACGACCAGAGGTGGAGTTGCAGGCGGCCCTCGTCGATGTCGATCTCCCGGCCGGAGGCGTCGCGATCTCGATGCAGTCAGGCACGCTCGCCAGTGCGCTGCTGCTCCTCGCCGACTCGCTCCGGCTCGGAATGTCCTGGTTCGTGTCGCTCGGCACCAAACGCGACATCTCCGCCAACGACCTCCTCCAGTTCTGGGAGGACGACGACGCGACCACGGTGATCGGGCTGTACACCGAGTCGCTCGGTAACCCCCGCAAGTTCGCCCGGATCGCTCGCCGGGTCTCGGTTCGCAAGCCGATCGTCTCGGTGCGAACGGGTGCCGCTCTGGTCGGTCAGGCCAACGCTGCGCTGTACGAGCAGACCGGGCTGATCGAGGTCCCGACGGTGACCGCGCTGCTCGACACCCTGCGTGTCTTCGCATCACAGCCGCTGATGGATGGTGACCGGGTCGCGGTCGTCAGCAATTCGGCGAGTCCGACCGTGCTCGCGACCGCCACCCTCGAAGCCGCCGGCCTGCGGGTCACCGCGACGCCACACCTCGACTGGCGGAGCGACACCGCGGCGTACGCCACGGCGATTCGTGCGGTCCTCGCCGACGACGAGGTCGATGCCCTCTTGGTCGTGCACGCCCCCGCCACGTTCGGCGCCGTGAGCGACCAGGTCGCGGCGATCGACGCGGCGGCGACGGCGGCCGACAAGCCGGTCGTGGCGGTCATGCTCGGGGCGAGTGACGGTCCGCTCGGCGAAGGTTCGTCGATCCCCAACTTCTCGTTCCCCGAGCAGGCGGCGGCAGTGCTCGGTCGGTTGGCCGCCTATTCCGCCTGGCGTCGGAGCGAGACCGCGACCGCGCCCGACGGCCAGGCCGACCACCCGGCATCGCACATCGACTCAGCGACAGCAGGCAGCATCCTCGCCACCTTCGACGACGGCGCTCAGGTGCCGCCCGATCGGGTCGCCGACCTGCTCGGCGCCTACGGCGTCAGGATGCCACCCACCGAACTGGTCGACATCGATGACGCGGTCGACGCCGCGCAACGCCTCGGCTACCCGGTCGCGGTGAAGGCCACCGGGCGTCGTATCGGCCGCTCGGTCGAGGCGGGCATCGGGCTCGACCTCGCCGACGACAGCGACGTGCGGGTGTCGGCCGCCGCGATGCACCAGGCACTCGGCGCTGGTGCCGACCGGGTGTTCGTCCAACGGATGGTGCCACCCGGCGTCGACCTCCGCATCCGGGCGAGCCGTGACCCGCGACTCGGTCCACTCGTGTCGGTCGGGATCGGTGGCGCCCAGGCCGACGCGATCGGCGACGTCACGAGCCGACTCGCGCCGTTCTCTCCCTCGACGGCACGGTCGATGGTCGCCGACACGCGGGCCGCTTCGATGCTCGACGACGACGACCTCGACCTGGTCGCCGATCAGCTCACGCGCATCGCCCAGCTCGTGTCTGACCACGATCGGATCGCCGAACTCGATCTCAATCCGGTGATCGTCGGCGAGGTCGGCATGTGGGTGACCGACGCCCACATCGAGCTGCGCCTGCCCGAGCGGGTCGAGCAGGCGTTGCGGCGACTCGAATAG
- the murI gene encoding glutamate racemase: MDGPIGMFDSGFGGLTVARAVIDLLPTEDLVYIGDTGRYPYGSKPLGDVREYATELARSLVADFGAKAIIVACNTATAAGLDDLRAELPVPVIDVIEPGARAIVRATSSGRVGVIGTVGTVSSGAYVDAVGRTGAPVELVSAACPGFVEFVERGQTVGDEVTVLAERLLAPIRDVGIDALLLGCTHYPFLARPINDVMGPGVTLVSSADETAFAARDRLQALGLLRGGDVAGQHRFLSSGDIDMFRELGGRLLGSELASTERWPLIEYPTTGDDHDTT; encoded by the coding sequence ATGGATGGACCGATCGGTATGTTCGACTCCGGATTCGGCGGGCTGACGGTCGCCCGCGCCGTCATCGACCTGCTGCCGACCGAAGACCTGGTGTACATCGGCGACACCGGTCGGTACCCCTACGGTTCGAAGCCATTGGGCGACGTGCGCGAGTACGCGACCGAGCTCGCCCGATCGCTGGTGGCCGACTTCGGGGCCAAGGCGATCATCGTTGCGTGCAACACGGCGACCGCCGCCGGCCTCGACGACCTGCGGGCCGAGCTCCCGGTGCCGGTCATCGACGTCATCGAGCCGGGAGCGCGAGCGATCGTCCGTGCGACCAGCTCGGGTCGCGTCGGAGTGATCGGCACGGTCGGCACCGTGTCGTCGGGCGCCTACGTCGACGCGGTCGGTCGTACCGGCGCCCCGGTCGAACTGGTCTCGGCCGCGTGCCCTGGTTTCGTCGAGTTCGTCGAGCGGGGGCAGACCGTCGGCGACGAGGTGACGGTCCTGGCCGAGCGGCTGCTCGCCCCGATCCGTGACGTCGGCATCGACGCGCTGCTGCTCGGCTGCACGCACTACCCGTTCCTGGCCCGTCCGATCAACGACGTGATGGGACCCGGCGTGACGCTCGTGAGCTCGGCCGACGAAACCGCGTTCGCCGCCCGAGACCGCCTCCAGGCGCTCGGGCTGTTGCGTGGCGGCGATGTCGCGGGCCAACATCGATTCCTGTCGAGCGGCGACATCGACATGTTCCGCGAACTCGGTGGCCGACTGCTCGGCTCCGAACTCGCCAGCACCGAACGCTGGCCCCTCATCGAATACCCAACCACTGGAGATGACCATGACACGACCTGA
- the rph gene encoding ribonuclease PH: MTRPDGRAVDELRPMRFERDFTEMAEGSCLVSFGKTRVLCTASVDEDVPRWMKGRGSGWVTAEYSMLPGSSPERVGREAAKGKQSGRTVEIQRLIARSLRAACDMKVLGERQVTVDCDVLQADGGTRTASICGGFIALHDALERVVARGDLAANPLHSFCSAISVGIVGGTPVLDLPYVEDSAAEVDMNVVMLKPRDGGEARFVEVQGTAEGMAFTRGELDSLLALAEGGLGRIAATQRELVATPPASR, from the coding sequence ATGACACGACCTGATGGCCGAGCCGTCGACGAACTGCGCCCGATGCGATTCGAGCGCGACTTCACGGAGATGGCCGAGGGCTCGTGCCTCGTGTCGTTCGGCAAGACGCGCGTGTTGTGCACTGCGTCGGTCGACGAAGACGTGCCGCGCTGGATGAAAGGACGCGGATCGGGCTGGGTCACCGCCGAGTACTCGATGCTGCCGGGCTCGTCGCCCGAGCGCGTCGGTCGCGAGGCGGCGAAGGGCAAGCAGAGCGGCCGCACGGTGGAGATCCAGCGGTTGATCGCCCGGTCGCTCCGCGCCGCGTGCGACATGAAGGTGCTCGGCGAACGCCAGGTGACGGTCGACTGCGACGTGCTCCAGGCCGACGGCGGCACCCGCACGGCCAGCATCTGCGGCGGTTTCATCGCCCTCCACGACGCACTCGAGCGGGTCGTCGCTCGCGGCGACCTCGCAGCCAACCCGCTGCACTCGTTCTGCAGCGCGATCAGCGTCGGCATCGTCGGCGGCACCCCCGTCCTCGACCTTCCGTACGTCGAAGACAGCGCCGCCGAGGTCGACATGAACGTCGTCATGCTGAAGCCGCGCGACGGGGGAGAGGCCCGGTTCGTCGAGGTGCAGGGAACCGCCGAGGGCATGGCGTTCACCCGTGGCGAACTCGACTCGCTGCTCGCACTCGCCGAGGGCGGCCTGGGTCGGATCGCCGCGACTCAGCGCGAGTTGGTGGCCACGCCGCCGGCATCACGATGA
- the rdgB gene encoding RdgB/HAM1 family non-canonical purine NTP pyrophosphatase: MSDLPRLVCASANPDKVAEIESILRGVVDLVPRPADVPDVVEDADTLEGNARLKAVAICDATGLAAVADDTGLEVAALDGAPGVYSARYAGEGCSYADNRAKLLRELDGVADRRAAFRTCVIVRRPDGTEVVVDGVCTGTIASSPGGDRGFGYDSIFVPDDGNGRTFAEMTDSEKNDISHRGRAFRNLLAALSA; this comes from the coding sequence ATGAGCGACCTGCCCCGACTCGTCTGCGCCTCGGCCAACCCCGACAAGGTCGCCGAAATCGAATCGATCCTCCGTGGCGTGGTCGACCTCGTGCCCCGTCCGGCCGACGTGCCCGACGTGGTCGAGGATGCCGACACGCTCGAGGGGAACGCCCGACTCAAGGCGGTGGCGATCTGCGATGCGACCGGACTCGCTGCGGTGGCCGACGATACGGGGTTGGAGGTCGCCGCGCTCGACGGCGCCCCTGGCGTGTACTCGGCCCGCTATGCCGGCGAGGGCTGTTCGTACGCGGACAACCGGGCCAAGCTGCTGCGCGAACTCGACGGCGTCGCCGACCGCCGCGCGGCGTTCCGTACCTGTGTGATCGTCCGCCGTCCCGACGGCACCGAAGTCGTGGTCGATGGGGTGTGCACCGGCACGATCGCGTCGTCACCGGGCGGCGACCGTGGATTCGGCTACGACTCTATCTTCGTGCCCGACGACGGCAACGGTCGAACGTTCGCCGAGATGACCGATTCGGAGAAGAACGACATCTCGCACCGAGGACGCGCGTTCCGGAACTTGCTCGCCGCCCTGTCAGCCTGA
- a CDS encoding endonuclease/exonuclease/phosphatase family protein, whose protein sequence is MDRLHPVWSVAGWTIAVGAALVLLTQPFGTPTATIAALQSLSPWALPPVVTVALIAMFRRRHRLGFVASLVGFGYLVLTAPVAFPAQGPEVSSDAATFTVLASNVLYSNDRIDRAGDVLLGDADIVGLAEITPEQLAILRAHPLAERYAYRLERAGRGARGLMIWSRFPIVEADTGADLDRSLAADVATPDGPVRVVLVHPPPPVFNRPVWQQELDAVPVAVGRSEFPTIVMGDFNANVFHPPFREALDEAGLIDAVPAAGHPLAMTWPTDIWLPPFVALDHILLDGRLAVDHAGVIAVPGADHRAVWATVGFAGSG, encoded by the coding sequence GTGGACCGGTTGCACCCCGTCTGGTCGGTCGCCGGTTGGACGATCGCCGTCGGTGCCGCGCTCGTGCTGCTCACCCAACCGTTCGGCACGCCCACCGCCACCATCGCTGCGCTGCAGTCGTTGAGCCCCTGGGCGCTGCCGCCGGTCGTCACGGTGGCCCTGATCGCCATGTTCCGGCGACGGCACCGGCTCGGGTTCGTCGCGTCGCTCGTCGGGTTCGGCTACCTCGTGCTCACGGCGCCCGTGGCGTTCCCCGCGCAGGGGCCGGAGGTGAGCTCCGACGCCGCGACGTTCACGGTGCTGGCGTCGAACGTGCTGTATTCCAACGACCGGATCGACCGCGCCGGCGACGTGCTGCTCGGCGACGCCGACATCGTCGGGCTCGCCGAGATCACGCCAGAACAACTGGCGATACTGCGGGCCCACCCGCTGGCCGAGCGTTATGCGTATCGCCTCGAGCGCGCCGGTCGAGGCGCACGCGGTCTGATGATCTGGAGTCGGTTTCCCATCGTCGAGGCCGACACCGGCGCCGACCTCGACCGGAGCCTCGCGGCCGACGTGGCCACGCCCGACGGGCCGGTCAGGGTCGTGCTGGTGCACCCACCGCCGCCGGTGTTCAACCGGCCGGTGTGGCAGCAGGAACTCGATGCCGTTCCGGTCGCAGTGGGCCGTTCCGAGTTCCCGACGATCGTCATGGGCGATTTCAACGCCAACGTCTTCCACCCGCCGTTCCGTGAGGCGCTCGACGAGGCGGGCCTGATCGACGCCGTTCCGGCCGCAGGGCATCCTCTCGCCATGACGTGGCCGACCGACATCTGGCTGCCCCCGTTCGTCGCCCTCGACCACATCCTCCTCGACGGCCGCCTCGCGGTCGACCACGCCGGCGTGATCGCCGTCCCGGGGGCCGACCATCGCGCCGTCTGGGCGACGGTCGGATTCGCCGGTTCAGGCTGA